The window GTGGGGCCCAATCTTAGCTCTGTTTCCTCCAAATGAAgatcatttatattttcataattagttgtcataattatgaattatatatccaaatgtaataatgttttttctagagagaggagagagagatgGATGAAAGATTTCAAATGGGGGTGGTGAGTTTTATAAGTAGAACAAGTTTGGGGTGGGTgagtgttatttattatttattataataattgttttacattattaagttttgaaaataattataaattttattttaataagataatgtatttaaatatgtttttaattttggtGGTCATTTTCTGTTCGTGCGTTACATGCTTGGTGAACCCCACGCGCTTAACTATCAACCAAGTGGTTGGTGACACGTGTACGAGAACCGTGAGATATGTCAATCAACGGTGCAGATGAATGGAGAACATTAAACAAGGAGCATGTGTTGTGGGCCCGACATGTTGTTATGTTGTGAATGAAGAAGGCCcacttaaaaatttaatatgggctattataatttaatgtggGCCATAGGCATGTGAGAAATGTCTCCTTTCGTATGGACATGAATATGAACAGCCCATAATGGGGTTATCctttaataattactaattaggATGAAAATACATAATTGCCCCCCTCTTCTCAAGTACTTGTTGTTATGGCCACACATTTGAACAGCCGgatcacaataataataattattattattattgtttgtaaatatataaataaaatggagagaaaaaattatCATGGATAAGGAAGAATTAATGCACAAAAAGATAAGCATTGAACAAATGCATGTTAcaacacaataataataataatattaataataatataatatgaaagtCTGTCGATTACCTTGAAAGGCCACCACCACTACTCATTTTGCTTAAATAAACTATATCCCAATAAATATCTCATTTTACGTCTTGAGAAATAATAAAGAGCTGAAAAGTATTTACAGATggtaaaagaaataatttttttttgagtaaATTGAAAATCTAAAAGTTTTATCTTCTATTAGATTTTCAATTCACTTAAGGGGATGACACGTcattttcttacattttttttcaaatatttttccgctctttatcatttctcataataatattgttaaattaagttaaagtaagaaaaatggggaaattgttaaaCTAGGTTAAAAGgagaaatcattaaattaagataaattatgaaaacgtcttaattgattaaaataaatttaggataattaaaatgaacacacatcgttttaatgatgattttgatgaaaaaataaaactaagttcagtaATGTGTTAATGCACTGGTAAAACCAACTAAAGATTCGCTGGCAGCAAGGTTGATCAATCAGCTGAAAATGCGTTAACAGCTGAGTTGCCATCAACAAACTCTACACCAGCTGAAGATGCGCTAACAACTTAGTTGCCATCAGTACTCCACATCAGCTGAAGATGTGCTAACAGCTGAATTTCCATCAGCATAGCGCGATATCAGTTGAGTTCCACATCAGCTGAATGCTTATCAGCTAAGTCAAGTAGCTGAGAACGCGTGAATTAcaatacaacaaaaatatacAACCACTTCTCTACTCGGACATGCAAAATGATAAACGAATATTCTATTCTCATGCGCACTAAAACCCCGTACGTCAGGCATACGACAAACATACCAGTACCACGTATCAACAAAATAGATTCTACCGTTGCCATGcagaaaatataaaaaggcaTTAGAGAACAACGGAAAAAACTATAGTTCGCACAAGACGATATACGTTGAATGATAATCTCTTGTAtcattttgataattatttttacacgtgtaagttgaacaaatagTCATTTGTTCAACAAGATAGTGTGAGAGCTAAGAGTTCAGACGGGCAAGTATTAAGACTTGTGATCTAAATGGGTTTGTGTGCAGAGGCGGAGCCAAGATTTGAAACCTACCCGGGCTAATGCATTTTAGCGACggaaaataaccaataacgacggtaatttaccgtcgttattgataaaatacatacAGGTTATTTAAGGCTACCCGGACTACAGCCCGGGCCGGCTTGTACTTAGCTCCGCCCCTGTTTGTGTGgaggctatacaaatcaaagttttctagtgaaatccttctggaaacagaagaatgggtgacgtattTGTTTTATCTTcgaatatctataaaatattgtgttatcttttcattgcttcattcatttttatatatggcgtttcaaatcccgcaagcaTTTTCCGTATTTGAAATCGTTCAAAAGCTTGCTACGATTTTTccaaaatataaacatattttcaatctcaaaaaaactaaaatcgcatttaagtgaaaaatacaacaacaatattcaatTAATTCCTTCTAGTGTTGTCTTCgattctaacaaaaaaaaaaaaaaaaaaattatatatatatatatatatatatatatatatatatatatatatatatatatataaattttaaattagatgaGTTTTCActtataaaatacattacacATTTATTACCTCTAATTCTACCAGCtcatttatttgtatttttgatttatttttaataaaaaaaagtttataatattatattattttaaaaattatttattttattaattaaaatattcttattttatttttattaaatttaaataaaaaatatattttaattattttctgtcaaacaatctttcatttttttaaaaattaagatcaaATAAGTTTTAagcacataatttttttttataaaaaattaattcttattaaattaaaatataaattatatataaaaaattaattaataaataatacaagataacgtaaaaaaacaaaatcaataatGGATGATCTAgatattaaattacataatcaatttacaaaaataaaactctcaTTAGAAATGATTAAACAATTATGCGATTTATTGAGAATTCCTccaaattcttaaatgatgacGGTTGTAATAGAGTAAACCGAATGAACCAATGAAACGATGTCGAAAAAATCTCTATCAAAAATTATGAGCGGCAATTAATATTATCCAGCCGAGGGTTTATAAGTAACGCCGAAAAAGGTACTACAAAATGAAAATggatcatctacatatatgaacgaaatagtgagaaattcatacaaattatgGGACAATACATATAAGAGTTCCTCAATAtgaaagatataaaaaaatgagtaacttcttattgaaaaaataaaaaataacttcaaattcGATTATTTTGTCTCTTTTGTTGTTAATAAAGGTACGAAAACGGACTCGAGAAAAGATTATCAAAACAATCGGAGGGTATAAACAACAAACCACCCTCTAACAATGGATAGTATTATTCGGATTATAAAAATTCGAGACAGAAAATcgatcaaaattaataaaatgttaagaaaaaaaaatcagcgTCATATAGTTCGGCTTATCTTTTGAGACTACGGATCTATTATGCATGTTAATTCCTAGGTCAACCCTCCTAGGTCAACCACCGacagaattaataaaaaaattaatgtattcaatttttctcaatagttttaagttttatttaaacaagttattcataattttcaacaaaaaaaaaatctctgtttatccataatttttttgattaattattcatttgaatCAAATTGGGTCTTTTGACTATACAAGTGGATAACActactaaataatttttactcTTTAAATATACAagaaattataagttttttttttttattaaaatgactttatttatatttttgaataaataacttatatttagTTGAGCAAAGAGataataaatcttataatttaacaatattGGCACCTAATTATTAAGAGTGGGTAAAATGAGtgttacattaaataaaaaatatccaGGTTTGATCATCTTAACttaattttcacatatttattcattttaacttttgtataaaatatttatttatttatttatttttaaatcattcacTATATTTGTCAATACTATGTTAATAGGCTAATAGCCCaagttatgaaaaataaatggaaataattataatatattgatttaaactaatgatatttttttataatttgaatatttaccCAGAATTATTTtccaatttaattatatttgtcaaATGAGTCCAAACTGTCAGGTTAGGTTTGTAACTCATCcttcaaaataaaaactatGCACACGAGGttacattatattaaatgatgAATCCAACCCCACACGTGTGAAATGTATTATccataaattttcttttaaattattattattattattattttgaaagaaGATATTAGccatgatttttttaatttttttttatgttaaaaccATTTTCACACTTAAtctatttttaacttatttttttacattgttATTTCTAAATAGTTTTATCTCATTTAGTTACATGTTACATGTTACATGAGTATTATAATAGTGTAATTAAGAAACTaagatatttgaaatttaattttttttttgtcaataatGTGGCTATAATCTAGTTAActtttttaactataaaattttatatagctcaacttaaataaattaaagctTGTccagataatattttatttaatacttaagTGAAAAAATATTGTCCTTGAATTCTACACTccacatattaaaaaataaattaaaatgttgttatttgttatttggATTTGAACTGTTTTTGCATTTTTGGACTCTAAAAATTTATGTGTGagtttattttttgatttaagccagttaagatttaaaatttatttaaaatggtaaaaaattattagttatatattattatttatatatataaataaataaaaaattaataataaataaattacactaAATAAATCATAGTTATAAAATCAGttacatgttttatttatttgaagaagtaatttgtatttttgaatttataaatataaatttattttattttgttgagtGGTGTGACATTACCTCATTACTTGAAAAACGTGTTAcgagaaaaaaatagaataaagaaaaattattttattttttcaatcaattgCGCCAAATCATTCAATTTCTTCCTTCATTCACCCaatcatttttctttcattaataacCTTATATAAGTTGGGGTACTGTTAAGTGTAAACCCATAGGGAATAAATCCTGATAATTCATGTCTTTGGAGTCATGGTGAGTTTTAGCACTCAaccatttacaaaaataaagaaaaatgttaCATGTCGTGGAAAAATCTATAAGTTTTGACATCATCTATGATGAATTTGACAGCACCAATGCAACCTAACACTGCAACAATGGAGAACCAAGCTGCAATTCCCATATTAAGGAACTTGACCGATTGTTGAAGCTTTAGGTTTCGAGGCTTTCTTCCTGCTTTTAGATAAGCCAGGACTGGGAAAACAAAGTCCAGCGGAGTAAAACCAATGGCTCCACATATGGAAACAAAATCTCCGAAAAAAGGCGTAGCTGCTGCAATGAGTGTTATGATAGCCATGTAAATCGAGGTGAAAATAAAGCGGATTAGACGATCTTGGTGTGGAAAATGGGTAGTTGTTTTTGAGGATTGAATCATTTCCTCAATATAGGCATAGGTTGGCCTGCAATATATCTGGATAAACAAGTTCAAGTTTATGTGGTTAGAAGGTTAAAATCATAGGCCACTAATGAAATTAATACACACAAATAAGAGCTCAAAACCGATGCCTAGTTAAAGAATATAggattgaatttttatttatttattaatgaagtTGCATCAAATGCTTGTTTTGGGCTCGTATTGCTTcattagaatattaaaataccaaatttgaaataagctaataaaatttgaagaatGACCCAAGAAAATGACAATAATTACCTGGTAGCATCCTGCAATTTGGATGACTGCAAAAAGATTAGCCATAACAATAGTCCACATGGGAGTGGTAAGAGACGCAACGATATAAGTCTGAACCTGTGAACCAAACGCCCAGTAGCCTAGAAACGCAAGTTGCCAGTATGTGCAAACAATGATACTATAAGCAGCCGACACTCCTTTGTATGTGTTCCTTCTAGTAGGTTCCTTCACGGTACTCTGTTAACAACATATCATCAAAAGGAATGATGGATCGATCACCTttatacaaacaaacaaaaggaAACTTCACCTGTATTTCTGGAAGCATTGCATCTCCAAAAGAAAAGGCAATTGCCCCAAGAGCATTGAAGgctttaaacattttaaatgagGAACTTCCTTCCAAACTATAACTTATTGAATTTCTGTTCATAATCTTTCCTGTAGAAGATAATATAAAGTCAAaactatacaaaaataataataatactttatatgaTCAGCTTAATTAGTTACCAATACCATTATATATTGTAACCCCTATAGTAGTACCAGCAAATCCTATGGTGCTGAAAGTGCATAaagcatttacccatctcaatGAATGAATATCTGGAAGCTGGGAGAGACACAATTCAAAGACTCCAAACAGAACGATGAAATGCTGTAATGTTAAGCCTCCCTCATTGTTATAGTGTTTGTACACAGCCTGCGTAAAATCATATTGACACCtgaattttcattttcaaataagtttattataatttgaaaaactaTACTAACCTTAAGGCTACTTCCAGCAGCAATTTGAATGGCGATATTGTTACCCAGTGAAGCTATCTGCTGGAAAAACGCAATTGCCCAGTAACCTTTACGACCTTGAAGGAGCCAAGAAGAAGGCAATACAAAAGGTACTtgtttaatgaaatgatataCAATTACATGATAGAACAGTCAAACCTCATACCTTGTTTAACAACAATTCAGATTGAATAGAAGCAAAAGAATCAAAATACTAGTAAGATTATCAACAAATGTCTTGAAAAATCCAACACCCTAGTTGGGGGAATACTCACCATAGATGCTGCCTGCAAGGTCTCGATATGTCGTCTGCTTCTTTCCATTCCATCTCCATAGTGATGCGATTAAAAGACTAGAGTACCATGTAGCTAATGTGGCACAAATCAAGCTGCTTACCCCTGAACAAACAAAAACATGGTAAGAATACAAATTTTTAGTACAAACAAAGTTGATAAACACAACAGGATCATAAATTGTAAGTGTAGTAGAACATCCTGAAGTTCACATTCGATCAATTTCTAACATGTCAACGATAAATCTATACCAATTACAAAGGTAAATGACCTAGATTCTGAGCTGTTATTGAAGAATCGATccaaaaacaaaagtaattaCCAAGGGGCCAACCGAGAGAAGCGACGGCGAACGGGAGGGGAGCGTAAGCTGCTGGAGTTGCGATGGTGGTGGCAACATGGAAGGCGGCGTGCTTCCATGTGCCTTTGCTTGCTTCTCCGCCATTAGAATCTTCTACTTCTCCAACTGAAGCAGAGGAATGGTTTGAAGCCGCCATCGCCACAGTTGATTCATGAACTCTGGAAACGGAATAATCAACGGCATGACGCCAAGACGATTATCAACATAGTCCATATTCACGGTTCTCGGCAGCTGTTGACTAATCACTACGCTGAATTCTGCACTCTTTTTGAGGAATTTCAAAGAGATGGTCATGTAAGTCAACCAATATTACAAGATCGAatcttttatcaaaaaaaaaaaaaaccttaatttttcaaaataaacattaatcatatatatttttttcaaaatccgAGGTAATGAATTAACAAAATCAGTACATTTATAAAAccattgttttaataataaccaaatttaaataactaaattataggaatcttaattaaatatatcaattggTCCATATTCGATTCCATTAAAGTTTAGTGTCTATGTTACTATATGGGTTACTACATGAGTCGTGAACCTTAACAAATATGGATTTATGAAGTGAAATTTATATGATTCATTCAAAACCacatattaaaattgcattATGCTAAgtagtattaaaaaataaatgtaaattgaATTTGTCGTATTATAAGATTTGTTGCATTCAAAGTTcagaaagaaaactagttaaCTAATTAATCATGAGATATATGGTTAGTTTAATGAATTCTATTTACGTAGTTTTAAATTTGATCATGCAAACAGTATTCAAAGAAAAGTTTAATAGAATTTGTGGCATTAAGAAAAAGAGTGTTAATAAGatttgtcatatttaaaattgaagaaaaaaaaactagttgaCTAATGAATGCTATATATGAATAGTTTGGTAATTTTTGTTGGCATAGTATTAAATTTGATCATGCCAAACAgtattcaaataaaagttttaatagAATTTGATGTATTCAATAGAAATTGTTAATAGGACTTGtgtcatttaaaattaagaaaattagtTGACTAATGAATCATTAGATATAGAGATAGTTTAATGGTTTATacaaatatagttttaaatttgattCATGCAAAACAGTATTCAAAGAAAAGTTTTAATAGAATTTGTCGAAATCAAATAAGAAGTGTTAATAGGATTTGTCGCATTAATTCAGAAGAGTAACTAACTAATAAATCAGGAGATATATTATGTTAGTTTAATGATTTCTACTAACATCTAGTTTCATCTAATGGAGACATATCGAATATTCTGGACAAATTCAATACTTAAATCTAGTCTAAAATGAATTAGCCCATTTGTTTATACAATCTTAGAAAAGGacaattatatatgtttgacaAATATTAgtcttatttcaaaataaaatattacaaattttggACTGTTGTTTATGCAATTTCAGTTATAAAATATTACCCAATATTAAAAATCTTGAATGGCCTTCACATTCATCTTACATGAACCATCAATTTGTTAAAGAAAAGTTATtcatgataatattttaattgttcaACAGGTAAtgcataattttaaaacatgacTAACTAGGATTATGTTACATGATCTTTCACCGAAATCGTCAATCTTTAtgctgatttttcaaaaataattcagTGCCAGATCTAATCAAACTATGGTACCatgttttctttctttcgaTCAAATCAGATATAGTTTcgaatttaactattttaaaacaaaacaatataaacaaaaacatgTGTAGAAATGCCACTCATGGCTAAACCAAATTTGTTCAGATTCAATATTTACTTCAAGATTATAAAGTCAATCATCAAGTCATATTTTGTATTGCTACAATCTAATTTATCGGTATTTAAAAAGGAAATGGTAAGTCATCTaagttattttcaaaataatacaaaacGAACAATTGATTGAAACTAGATGGATACTAGATCTTTACCCAGTTTTGTATTTGCTCACTTTAACTGATTTATTAAATggtttaaaaaatgtatttcatACAAATAAATTGTCTCCCATTTCATTTACTATGTCTACacaatttttcttaaataaaaacatgACATTCATGAATCACTCTTTGACATTTGAACTATTTAGTAgttatagttttatatttaattttaaagaaataaatgtgACTAGAAATAAATGTCTAGTCTTGATGTGagtcacattttttttcttgatgttatcaaataactttttctaagtaatattttgtatataattatttataaaataattaaaagtgaaaataattaggtttatatttaatataaaaaactttaatgtaaataaaaaaaaggtaaaaagtgaataaatatatatatatataattctgtCAAAGTTATAGATAGTGCAAGCTTTATTAAAAGagtcatttaatttatttttatatataaaaaaaaaaaacacttgtaaaaaataataaaaaaaccctAATGAGATTAGATATATGTGATGTTGTGAGCCGCCCAAACCAAAAACCAGTCTTGAAACGGCAATTGTTGGTATCACATGGAACACGAGTTCTTATTTATCTCTTTCTTCACACAATAAGTCCaagttttcattttttctctctctatcatcTCCATATTCATAGCAATTTGTTACCCAATTCCAGTTAACCTCTCTAGAGTAAGAATTGATTGCTAATTTGTCTGAAAATGAGTGATAAGTTTGGTTTGAACGAGGATGACAAGAGATTGGCAAGAACTGTTCTTGGGATGGAGGGTTTCGAGTATTTAGCTGCTTCAGCTTCATCTAATCTTTTGTTAGAGTTTGCATCCCCTGCCGCCGGAGATTTAGGTGTTCAGCCTAGGCTTGGTAAGATTGTTGAAGGATCTCCTTGGACTTACGCCATTTTCTGGCAAGTTTCAAGGTCGAAATCTGGCAATTCCGCGTTGATTTGGGGAGATGGGATTTGTAGAGATTCTTCGTCGTCCAACGGAGGAGGTGAAATTGGAGATCTGAATCATCGAAGGAGACAGGTTCTTCAGAAGTTACAGATTTGCTTTGGAGGTGGAGGGGGAGGAAgacaagataataataataataatagatctGTACTGGGTTTTGATTCTGTTTCGGATTTGCAGATGTTCTATTTGATTTCCATGTATTATTGTTTTCCATTCGACAAACCATCGATTCCTTCTCAATCGTTTAATACTGGTCGACCCATTTGGGTTTCTGATCTTAAGGGTTGTTTAGAACATTATCAAACCAGATCATTCTTAGCCAAGATGGCCCAGTTTCAGACCGTGGCTTTCGTTCCTGTCAAATCGGGTGTCGTTGAATTGGGTTGTTCGATGAGATCATTTCCAGAAGATCAGAGTATCATTCAATTGGTTAAATCTCAATTCAAAGCTTATCACGCCGCACAAGGAAAAGCTTCACCGAGGATATTCGGACAAGATCTCACCCTTGGGAAATCAATACTTCCGACCACGATCAGCTTTTCGCCTAAGGTAGAAGACGACTCTGTTTTCTCGCCGGAGATCGGTACCGGGGTAGTAGATCACGGGCAGGACGAGTTATCGTCGTCTTTACTCCATCCAGACGATAGGAAGCCAAGGAAAAGAGGAAGGAAACCTGCAAACGGAAGAGATGAACCGCTGAATCACGTTGAAGCAGAGAGACAGAGGAGAGAAAAGCTTAATCAGAGATTCTATGCTTTGAGAGCTGTTGTTCCGAATATTTCGAAAATGGATAAAGCTTCTTTGTTGGGTGATGCAATTACCCATATAACAGATCTGCAGAAGAAGATAATGAATCTGGAAACAGGTAAACAGAGCAACAATGGTGGTGTTGGTGTTGGTCCTGAAATTGATTTTCAAGCTAGGGAAGAAGATGCAGTTGTGAGAGTGAATTGTGCTTTGGATTCTCATCCTGCTTCAAGGGTGATTAGGGTTTTTAGAGAACATCAAGTGGCGGCGAATGATTCTGATGTTTCTGTGACGGAGAATGGTGAGGTTGTTCATACGTTTACTATACGTGCTCCTTCTGGTTTAGCTGAAAGCTTGAAGGAGAAGATCACTGATGCTCTTTCTtgatcatttttcattttaatccTCCTCTGTTTTtggaacttcatcttcatatatgatcatgattgttttttataatatttaggtTTTGGTACATACATGATTTGGGAATGGATTCTCTTTTTTAGAAATTTCTTTTTATGATCAATTAAACAGGGTTCACctaaagattatttttattagcaaattagcaatattttaaaatatgcagGCCAATCGGTGATTCAATCTGGAAGACTTCAGTGAACGGtctgaattttaatttaattcggTAACCTTTTGAATCGGTCAAAATTCGGTCCGAGGTCCGACCGAACAGTTCAATCGAGAAAATGAACCAAAAATTTCCAGTTCGGTCCTTGGtaattatgtaatattattaattttttttttcaagtctaCTGAATGTGAATATTTTGGCAGTTTTCattgaaaatgaatataaaacCATATCTGCAATAGTATTTTTCAAACCATGGTATAAAGGTTGTCCAATTTATTCAAACCATGAAAATTGATAACATGGgaattagtgtttttttttttaattggattaaataaaaaaaattagataaaatatatgattttttttggataaattcttggtttaaattatataaaacttttgatAAAAATTTCTTTGTTATTCacacaaatacaaatataaacaaaataagtttaataaaatttataataatatatatttaatgtttaatttttttaaattaatcatgaataataatatatattaaaataaaaaataaaaacacttttatttcacattttatttacttcCGATAAAATatctcatcttctcacatatcttatcatatattttttttccaatgaaTTTCTAATCTCgtaaccttacactttcactttagtctatcaaatatttgattcacaTTTTTTAACAGTTAGCATCATGaactcacactttggtcaatcaaacatttgatttatatttttttaaccactttcaaatgttaCTTACCTATTATCTCTTGACAAATCATATCCCAATCATATTTGGTTaagtgttgtacttgttttgttagtttGTAAGTTCATAACATAcctaactgttttaaatttatgggtggatcaaccaacccacaatccgactcaagtatttcatttactctcacatatatattcaaattaaccacagctctcgacccggcaatccag is drawn from Impatiens glandulifera chromosome 3, dImpGla2.1, whole genome shotgun sequence and contains these coding sequences:
- the LOC124931586 gene encoding GABA transporter 1-like; the protein is MAASNHSSASVGEVEDSNGGEASKGTWKHAAFHVATTIATPAAYAPLPFAVASLGWPLGVSSLICATLATWYSSLLIASLWRWNGKKQTTYRDLAGSIYGRKGYWAIAFFQQIASLGNNIAIQIAAGSSLKAVYKHYNNEGGLTLQHFIVLFGVFELCLSQLPDIHSLRWVNALCTFSTIGFAGTTIGVTIYNGKIMNRNSISYSLEGSSSFKMFKAFNALGAIAFSFGDAMLPEIQSTVKEPTRRNTYKGVSAAYSIIVCTYWQLAFLGYWAFGSQVQTYIVASLTTPMWTIVMANLFAVIQIAGCYQIYCRPTYAYIEEMIQSSKTTTHFPHQDRLIRFIFTSIYMAIITLIAAATPFFGDFVSICGAIGFTPLDFVFPVLAYLKAGRKPRNLKLQQSVKFLNMGIAAWFSIVAVLGCIGAVKFIIDDVKTYRFFHDM
- the LOC124932416 gene encoding transcription factor MTB3, translated to MSDKFGLNEDDKRLARTVLGMEGFEYLAASASSNLLLEFASPAAGDLGVQPRLGKIVEGSPWTYAIFWQVSRSKSGNSALIWGDGICRDSSSSNGGGEIGDLNHRRRQVLQKLQICFGGGGGGRQDNNNNNRSVLGFDSVSDLQMFYLISMYYCFPFDKPSIPSQSFNTGRPIWVSDLKGCLEHYQTRSFLAKMAQFQTVAFVPVKSGVVELGCSMRSFPEDQSIIQLVKSQFKAYHAAQGKASPRIFGQDLTLGKSILPTTISFSPKVEDDSVFSPEIGTGVVDHGQDELSSSLLHPDDRKPRKRGRKPANGRDEPLNHVEAERQRREKLNQRFYALRAVVPNISKMDKASLLGDAITHITDLQKKIMNLETGKQSNNGGVGVGPEIDFQAREEDAVVRVNCALDSHPASRVIRVFREHQVAANDSDVSVTENGEVVHTFTIRAPSGLAESLKEKITDALS